The Meles meles chromosome 12, mMelMel3.1 paternal haplotype, whole genome shotgun sequence genome includes a window with the following:
- the SIRT4 gene encoding NAD-dependent protein lipoamidase sirtuin-4, mitochondrial isoform X1 — MRMSFGLTFRAAESRWRVNVSRQCSHGSVGLFVPPSPPLDPEKLKELQRFITLSKRLLVMTGAGISTESGIPDYRSEKVGLYARTDKKPIQHRDFLRSAPVRQQYWARNFVGWPQFSSLQPNPAHWALSNWERRGKLYWLVTQNVDALHTKAGSRRLTELHGCMHRVLCLDCGEKIPRRALQERFEALNPTWSAEAHGLAPDGDVFLTEEQVQSFQVPSCARCGGPLKPDVVFFGDTVNPDKVDFVRRRVKEADSLLVVGSSLQVYSGYRFILTAREKKLPIAILNIGPTRSDDLACLKLDSPCGELLPLIDPH; from the exons aTGAGGATGAGTTTTGGGTTGACTTTCAGGGCAGCAGAAAGCCGCTGGAGGGTGAACGTCAGCCGGCAGTGCTCACATGGATCCGTTGGGTTATTTGTGCCACCAAGTCCTCCTCTGGACCCTGAGAAGCTCAAAGAGTTACAGCGCTTCATCACTCTTTCCAAGAGGCTCCTAGTGATGACCGGGGCAGGAATCTCCACCGAGTCGGGGATCCCAGACTACAGGTCAGAAAAGGTGGGACTCTACGCCCGCACTGACAAGAAACCCATTCAGCACAGGGATTTTCTACGGAGTGCTCCAGTCCGCCAGCAGTACTGGGCGAGAAACTTTGTAGGCTGGCCTCAattctcctccctccagcccaacCCTGCACATTGGGCTTTGAGCAACTGGGAGAGACGCGGAAAGCTGTACTGGTTGGTGACCCAAAATGTGGACGCCTTGCACACGAAAGCAGGGAGTCGGCGCCTGACAGAACTCCACGGGTGCATGCACAG GGTCCTTTGCTTGGACTGTGGCGAAAAGATACCCCGCAGAGCATTGCAGGAGCGTTTTGAAGCCCTGAATCCCACCTGGAGTGCTGAGGCCCATGGCCTGGCTCCTGATGGTGACGTCTTTCTCACAGAGGAGCAGGTGCAGAGCTTTCAGGTCCCGTCCTGCGCTCGATGTGGAGGCCCCCTGAAACCAGACGTCGTTTTCTTCGGGGACACAGTGAACCCTGACAAGGTTGACTTTGTGCGCAGGCGTGTAAAGGAAGCCGACTCCCTCTTGGTGGTGGGATCGTCCTTGCAG GTGTACTCCGGCTACAGGTTTATCCTCACTGCCCGAGAGAAGAAGCTTCCAATCGCAATACTTAACATTGGGCCCACACGGTCGGACGACTTGGCGTGTCTGAAACTGGATTCTCCTTGTGGAGAGTTGCTCCCTTTGATAGACCCACACTGA
- the SIRT4 gene encoding NAD-dependent protein lipoamidase sirtuin-4, mitochondrial isoform X2: MRMSFGLTFRAAESRWRVNVSRQCSHGSVGLFVPPSPPLDPEKLKELQRFITLSKRLLVMTGAGISTESGIPDYRVLCLDCGEKIPRRALQERFEALNPTWSAEAHGLAPDGDVFLTEEQVQSFQVPSCARCGGPLKPDVVFFGDTVNPDKVDFVRRRVKEADSLLVVGSSLQVYSGYRFILTAREKKLPIAILNIGPTRSDDLACLKLDSPCGELLPLIDPH, translated from the exons aTGAGGATGAGTTTTGGGTTGACTTTCAGGGCAGCAGAAAGCCGCTGGAGGGTGAACGTCAGCCGGCAGTGCTCACATGGATCCGTTGGGTTATTTGTGCCACCAAGTCCTCCTCTGGACCCTGAGAAGCTCAAAGAGTTACAGCGCTTCATCACTCTTTCCAAGAGGCTCCTAGTGATGACCGGGGCAGGAATCTCCACCGAGTCGGGGATCCCAGACTACAG GGTCCTTTGCTTGGACTGTGGCGAAAAGATACCCCGCAGAGCATTGCAGGAGCGTTTTGAAGCCCTGAATCCCACCTGGAGTGCTGAGGCCCATGGCCTGGCTCCTGATGGTGACGTCTTTCTCACAGAGGAGCAGGTGCAGAGCTTTCAGGTCCCGTCCTGCGCTCGATGTGGAGGCCCCCTGAAACCAGACGTCGTTTTCTTCGGGGACACAGTGAACCCTGACAAGGTTGACTTTGTGCGCAGGCGTGTAAAGGAAGCCGACTCCCTCTTGGTGGTGGGATCGTCCTTGCAG GTGTACTCCGGCTACAGGTTTATCCTCACTGCCCGAGAGAAGAAGCTTCCAATCGCAATACTTAACATTGGGCCCACACGGTCGGACGACTTGGCGTGTCTGAAACTGGATTCTCCTTGTGGAGAGTTGCTCCCTTTGATAGACCCACACTGA